The segment AGGTCACTAACCATCTCTGCGCCCATTTCGCCTGGTCACGTCAGGAGCTTTATCACCTGATTCAGGTGGAGGGGATCAAAACCTTTGATGAGCTGCTGGCGCGCTACGGTCAGGGCTACGGCTGTGAAATCTGCAAGCCAGCGGTGGGTTCACTGCTCGCCTCCTGCTGGAATGAGTATGTGCTGGCGCCTCAGCATACGCCGTTACAGGACAGCAACGACCTCTATCTGGGCAATATCCAGAAAGATGGCACCTATTCGGTGATCCCGCGTTCACCCGGCGGTGAGATTACGCCGCAGGGCCTCAAGGCGATCGGTGAGGTCGCCGAACGTTATCGCCTCTATACCAAGATCACCGGCTCCCAGCGTATTGGTCTGTTTGGCGCGCAGAAAGATGACCTGCCTGCGATCTGGTCCCAGCTGATCGACGCCGGATTTGAAACCGGCCAGGCCTACGCCAAGGCGCTGCGTATGGCGAAAACCTGCGTCGGCAGCGCCTGGTGCCGCTATGGCGTGGGCGACAGCCTCGGCCTTGGCGTGATGCTGGAGAACCGCTACAAAGGGATCCGGACGCCGCACAAGATGAAGTTTGGCGTTTCCGGCTGCACCCGCGAATGCGCGGAAGCACAGGGCAAAGATGTCGGCGTAATCGCCACGGAAAAAGGCTGGAACCTCTACGTCTGCGGCAACGGCGGCATGAAGCCCCGCCACGGCGATCTGCTGGCGGCCGATCTGGATCAGCAGTCGCTCATCACCTTTCTTGACCGCTTCATGATGTTCTACATCCGCACCGCCGACCGTCTGCAGCGTACCTCGCTGTGGCTGGAGAGTCTGGAAGGCGGCATCGATTATCTGCGCGACGTGATCGTGAATGACAGGCTCGGCCTCAACAGCCAGATGGAAGAGCAGCTGGCCGCGCTGCGCGCTACGGCGCATTGTGAATGGAAAACCACGCTGGAGGATAAAGCGCATCTGACGCGCTTCGCCCACTTTATCAACTCATCACAGCGCGATCCTGATGTGCAGTGGGTTGCCGAGCGCGATCAGCATCGCCCGGCACGCGTTGATGAACGTATCGCTGTGACCCTGATTGAGGAGACTGAACGATGAGCCAGTGGAATCCGGTTTGCCCGCTGACGCAGATCCTGCCCGCCACCGGCGTCTGTGCGCTGATAGCAGGCCAGCAGGTTGCGATCTTCCGTCCCCGCGACGATGAACAGCTCTATGCCCTCAGCAATATTGACCCCTTTGCTCATGCCAGCGTACTGTCACGCGGCATTATTGCCGAACACGAGGGCACGCTCTGGGTCGCCAGCCCGCTGAAGAAGCAGCGGTTTCGCCTCAGCGATGGCTACTGCATGGAGGATGAGACCCGCTCCGTCGCGGTCTGGCCGGTGCGGGTCAACGCCGGACAGGTTGAAGTCTGCCTGTAACGCCCGTCAACAGCCCGCCTGCGCGGGCTTTTTATTAAGGACGCCTGATGGACTACTTTCCCCTGTTCTGCCGTCTGCAGGGCAGACGCTGCCTGCTGGTAGGCGCAGGTGATGTGGCGGAGCGAAAAGCCCGCCTGCTGCTGGCGGCCGGGGCCGATCTCTGGGTCGGCGCGACTGATTTCTCCCCCGTGTTCCGGCACTGGGCACAGCAGCAGGCTGTGACGCTGCTGCATGGCCCTTTTGAGCCGCACTGGCTGAAGGACTGCTGGCTGGTCGTGGCGGCCACCAGCGACAACGCCGTGAATCAGCAGGTCGCTGACGCGGCGGAAAAGCAGCAGATCTTCTGCAATCTGGTGGATGCCCCGCAGCAGGCCAGCGCCATTATGCCTTCCGTCATCGACCGTTCACCGCTGATGGTCGCCGTCTCTTCCGGCGGACGTGCGCCGGTGCTGGCGCGTCTGCTGCGGGAGAAGCTGGAGGCGATGCTGCCGCAGCATCTCGGCAAGCTGGCGCAGCGGGCAGGTACTCTACGCGACCGGGTGAAAACGCAGTTCGCCTCTCTCAATGGCCGCCGCCATTTCTGGGAGCGCTTTTTCAACAGCGAACGACTGGCGCAGACGCTGGCAAACGGTGATGAGGATCGCGCCGCGCAGATCACGGAGACGCTCCTGAGTGCCGATCCTGCCGTGCGGGGAGAAGTGGCGCTGGTGGGTGCTGGTCCTGGCGATGCCGGACTGCTGACCCTGAAAGGCCTGCAGCTGATCCAGCAGGCGGATGTCATCGTCTATGACCGGCTGGTTTCTGATGCGATTCTGAATCTGGTGCGTCGCGATGCCGAACGCATTTTTGTCGGTAAACGGGCCGGATACCACTGCGTGCCGCAGGAGGAAATCAATCAGTTACTCTGCGAGCAGGCGCAGCGCGGTAAACGGGTGGTGCGGCTGAAAGGGGGCGATCCCTTTATCTTCGGACGCGGCGGCGAAGAGCTGGAGGCGCTGGCGCAGCGGCAGATCCCGTTCAGCGTGGTGCCCGGCATCACCGCCGCTTCGGGCTGTGCCGCCTACAGCGGTATTCCCCTGACCCACCGAGATCATGCGCAGAGCGTGAGGCTGATTACCGGGCATCTGCAGAAAACGGGCTCGCTCGAATGGCAGACGCTGGCGGCGGAACAGCAGACGCTGGTGTTTTATATGGGCCTGACCCAGGCCGCAGAGATACAGCAGCAGCTGATCACGCACGGTATGCGCCGCGATATGCCGGTGGCGCTGGTAGAAAACGGCACCTCGCCCCGTCAGCGTGTGGTCAGTGGAACACTCGGCGAGCTGGAAGCACTGGCGGCTCAGGTCGCCAGCCCCAGCCTGATGATTATCGGCAGCGTGGTCGCGCTGCGTGACACGCTGCGCTGGTTCTGAGCCTGTAAATAAAAACGGCGGGCACCATGCCCGCCGTTCTGTCTGTCGCTTTCGCCGTTACGGCATCGCGACAAAGCCCACCGCTTCATACACCTTCTTCAGCGTTTCCTGCGCCTGGGCGCGGGCTTTGGCCGCGCCATCACGCATCACCTGCTCCAGCAGCGCTTCATCGTTGCGGAAACGGTGATAACGTTCCTGCAGCTCAGAGAGCATACCGGAGACGGCATCCGCCACTGCGCCCTTCAGGTGGCCATACATCCTGCCTTCGAACTCCTGCTCCAGCTCGGCGATGGTTTTGCCGGTCACGCCTGACAGAATGTCCAGCAGGTTAGAGACGCCCGCTTTCTCTTTGATGTCGTAACGCACGACAGGCGGCTCTTCAGAGTCGGTCACGGCACGTTTAATCTTCTTCACCACCGCTTTAGGATCTTCCAGCAGGCCGATAACGTTGTTGCGGTTATCGTCAGACTTGGACATTTTCTTCGTCGGCTCCAGCAGCGACATTACGCGCGCGCCGGACTTCGGAATAAACGGCTCCGGCACCTTGAAGATCTCGCCATAAAGCGCGTTGAAGCGATGCGCGATATCGCGGCTCAGCTCCAGATGCTGTTTCTGATCTTCACCGACCGGCACCTGATGGGTCTGATAGAGCAGGATGTCAGCCGCCATCAGCACCGGATAGTCGAACAGACCAGCGTTAATGTTCTCTTCGTAACGCGCGGATTTATCCTTGAACTGAGTCATGCGGCTCAGCTCACCGAAGTAGGCGTAGCAGTTCAGGATCCAGCTCAGCTGCGTGTGCTCCGGCACATGTGACTGCACGAAGATGGTGCTTTTTTCGGGGTCGATACCACAGGCCAGATAGAGCGCCAGCGTATCCAGCGTCGCCTTACGCAGTGCAGCAGGATCCTGACGCACAGTGATCGCATGCAGATCCACGATGCAGTAGATGCAGTGGAAATCATCCTGCATCTGCACCCACTGACGCAGTGCTCCCATGTAGTTGCCGATGGTCAGTTCGCCGGACGGCTGTGCGCCGCTGAAAACGATGGGTTTCATACTTATGTCCTGATATTTACAGCCCCAGAGCGGGCAATAGTTCGTCGAAAGAGTCGAGGGTTAAATCGGGCTGGCTGGTGGCAATCGGCTCGCCATAGTTGTAGCCAAAGGTCAGGCCGACATGCGGAACGCCCGCCGCCTGCGCGGCCTGGATATCATTGCGGGAATCACCGATAAACAGCAACTCCTTCTGCAGCAGACCAAAGGTGCCCAGCACCTTAAAGATCGCCGCCGGATGCGGTTTTTTAACCGGCACATCGTCGCCACCGATAATCAGTGAAAACGCATCCTCAATACCCAGCGACGCGAGCAGCGGTGCCACAAACGGCGTCGGCTTGTTGGTGACAATCGCCATCGGCAGCCCGGCGGCTTTGAAGGCGGCCAGCGTCTCCTTCACCTGCGGGAACAGCGTACTGCCCGCCTCGACGGTGTCGGCATAATGACGGTCAAACAGCGCCCGGGCATCACGCTGCTCTTCTGGCTGCGGCTCGCGGCCCAGCGCGAAGGTCAGCGCGCGGGCCATCATGATATCGGCACCGTTACCAATCCAGGTTGACACACGCGCCAGACCCGCCTGCGGCAGACGAAGGTCGTTCAGCGTGCGATCGATTGCATCGGCCAGGCCTGGCGCGCTATCGACCAGCGTGCCGTCCAGATCGAACGCCAGCGCACGGATATCAGTGAAATGAGCCATTGGTCTTCTCCAGTTCGTTGCGCATATCGTCGATCACTTTCTTGTAATCGGGATGACCAAAGATGGCCGAGCCGGCCACAAACATATCCGCCCCGGCGGCCGCGATCTGGCCGATGTTGTCGATCTTGACGCCGCCATCCACTTCCAGACGAATGTCGTAGCCGCTCTGATCGATACGTCTGCGCGCTTCGCGCAGCTTATCCAGCGTGCCGGGAATAAAGGACTGACCGCCAAAACCGGGGTTGACGGACATCAGCAGAATGATATCCAGCTTGTCCATCACGTAATCGAGGTAGCTCAGCGGCGTCGCCGGATTAAAGACCAGGCCCGCTTTGCAGCCATGCTCTTTAATCAGTTGCAGGGTACGATCGACATGTTCGCTGGCTTCGGGATGAAAAGTGATATAGGTGGCGCCCGCTCTGGCGAACTCGGGGATAAGCGCATCCACCGGTTTCACCATCAGATGCACATCGATGGGGGCGGTGATGCCATAGTCGCGCAGGGCTTTCAGCACCATCGGACCCATGGTCAGGTTAGGGACGTAGTGGTTGTCCATCACGTCGAAGTGAACCACGTCACCTCCGGCCGCCAGCACTTTGGCCGTATCTTCGCCCAGGCGAGCAAAGTCTGCCGAAAGGATTGAAGGGGCCAGCAAATATTGTTTCATCCGATTCTCCCACTGTTGTGCGCCAGCCCTGCGGCTGGCGTAATGCGTTGGTCGCGGACGAAACAGACTAGCGATAAAGTGCCAGCAGTTCGTCGACCTTGGTGCGACCGGTTATGCTCCGGCTGATAGAACGCCGGGCTTTGACCACATGTAACACTGCACCCTGATACCACAAACGCGTCAGTGCAGTGTCGTGGTTGGAAATCAGTACCGGAATCCGGTGCTCCGATGAAGAGATCTCTGCGGCCAGCGCCGCCAGATTCTCCTGCTCACGCAGGCTGAAGCTGTTGGTGTGGTAAGCCGTAAAATTGGCCGTTGCCGACAGCGGCGCATAAGGCGGGTCGCAATAAACCACCGATCCTTTACCGGCACTCTTCAGGGTAACATCGTACGATTCACAGACAAACGTCGCTTTCTGTGCACGCTCAGCAAACCATAACAGTTCTGCTTCGGGAAAGTAGGGTTTGCGATAGCGGCCGAACGGGACGTTGAATTCACCCCGCAGGTTATAGCGGCACAGACCGTTGTAACAGTGACGGTTCAGATAGAGGAACAGCAGCGCACGCTGATAGGCGTCCGTGCTGGTATTAAATTCAGTGCGGTGCTGGTAATAACAGATTTCGTTGTTATTTTCTGGCGTGAAGAGCCGCTGCGCATCGCGGATAAAGTCCGACGTGCGCGTTTTAACAATGTTGTAGAGATTGATCAGGTCACTGTTAATATCGGCAAGATGATAGCGATCAAATTCAGTGTTCAGAAACACCGAACCTGCACCAACAAATGGCTCGACCAGACAGTCGCCCTGCGGCAGATGGCGATGGATCTCTTCTACTAAGGGAAATTTTCCCCCTGCCCATTTCAGGAAAGCGCGATTTTTTTTCATGCTGTCGTGGTTATTACATCTTATTGTGAGGCTGTGGCTGAACCGACAGCAGATCTGCGCTTTAAACGGGGCCAGCGAGTGGCCCCACATCCGCTATTGGCTGGCTTCTTTCTTCACCTGGCTGACGGGCTTCACCCACGGGTTCTTCGCACGCACGTCTGCAGGCAGTGAGGCCACTGCCCGTTTAGCATCCGCTGGCGTCGCGTAGGAGCCACTGACCAGCACGTACCACGGCTGACCGCTGCGGGTGGTTTTGTAGACGTGATAGCCACTCAGATTCTGCTGCTTCGCCCAGGCGTTCAGACTTTCCGGCTTCGACGCGCCGCTCAGTTGCAGCGTGTAGCTGCCGCCAGGCAGGGATTTGCTGGCCGTACCGCTGCCGGCGACGGACGTAGCAGGCGCAGAAGTGGCAGGTGTCCGCGCGGGCGTCGTGTGGGTTCTGCTGTCACGGGTAACCGGCTTCGACGCGGTGGCCGTTTTGTGCGATGACTCGTGCGCCGGACGGGCCGCAGTCGTGGTGCGGTTTGGCGTCTGGCGGCCCGGTGCGGTAACCGGGTTGGCTGCCGTGCCGGACGTGCCCGCCGTGCCGCTGACGGTCGCAGGCGCGGTTGGCAGAGAGCTGCCCCCCTGCGAGCCCATCGCGGCGTTATCGACCTGCTGCTGCTGATTGGTCAGCGCGCTGTTGAGGTCGCCCGGCAGCGTTACACGCTGCTGACTGGCGGGCGTATCAACCGGTGCTGCCTGCGTCGGCGTGGAGGCTACAGGCGGCATCGAGATGTCGCGCTGCGCGTCAGATCCACTATTTGCGCTGGTCGCCGGGCTGTTTTCGGTCGTGGCCGGGCTATTCTGTGCACCTGACATAGAGGAGGAACCGGTCAGATCGATATTTTTCTCGCTGCCGGAACCGCCACCCGCCGCCGTGGTGGATTT is part of the Pantoea sp. Ep11b genome and harbors:
- the nirD gene encoding nitrite reductase small subunit NirD; translation: MSQWNPVCPLTQILPATGVCALIAGQQVAIFRPRDDEQLYALSNIDPFAHASVLSRGIIAEHEGTLWVASPLKKQRFRLSDGYCMEDETRSVAVWPVRVNAGQVEVCL
- the cysG gene encoding siroheme synthase CysG, with translation MDYFPLFCRLQGRRCLLVGAGDVAERKARLLLAAGADLWVGATDFSPVFRHWAQQQAVTLLHGPFEPHWLKDCWLVVAATSDNAVNQQVADAAEKQQIFCNLVDAPQQASAIMPSVIDRSPLMVAVSSGGRAPVLARLLREKLEAMLPQHLGKLAQRAGTLRDRVKTQFASLNGRRHFWERFFNSERLAQTLANGDEDRAAQITETLLSADPAVRGEVALVGAGPGDAGLLTLKGLQLIQQADVIVYDRLVSDAILNLVRRDAERIFVGKRAGYHCVPQEEINQLLCEQAQRGKRVVRLKGGDPFIFGRGGEELEALAQRQIPFSVVPGITAASGCAAYSGIPLTHRDHAQSVRLITGHLQKTGSLEWQTLAAEQQTLVFYMGLTQAAEIQQQLITHGMRRDMPVALVENGTSPRQRVVSGTLGELEALAAQVASPSLMIIGSVVALRDTLRWF
- a CDS encoding phosphoglycolate phosphatase encodes the protein MAHFTDIRALAFDLDGTLVDSAPGLADAIDRTLNDLRLPQAGLARVSTWIGNGADIMMARALTFALGREPQPEEQRDARALFDRHYADTVEAGSTLFPQVKETLAAFKAAGLPMAIVTNKPTPFVAPLLASLGIEDAFSLIIGGDDVPVKKPHPAAIFKVLGTFGLLQKELLFIGDSRNDIQAAQAAGVPHVGLTFGYNYGEPIATSQPDLTLDSFDELLPALGL
- a CDS encoding SPOR domain-containing protein, with protein sequence MDEFKPEDELKPDASDRRPSRPRKSSTAARIPVSRQRIMMGVGILVLLLLVLGIGSALNGPDEKKSTTAAGGGSGSEKNIDLTGSSSMSGAQNSPATTENSPATSANSGSDAQRDISMPPVASTPTQAAPVDTPASQQRVTLPGDLNSALTNQQQQVDNAAMGSQGGSSLPTAPATVSGTAGTSGTAANPVTAPGRQTPNRTTTAARPAHESSHKTATASKPVTRDSRTHTTPARTPATSAPATSVAGSGTASKSLPGGSYTLQLSGASKPESLNAWAKQQNLSGYHVYKTTRSGQPWYVLVSGSYATPADAKRAVASLPADVRAKNPWVKPVSQVKKEASQ
- the rpe gene encoding ribulose-phosphate 3-epimerase, with protein sequence MKQYLLAPSILSADFARLGEDTAKVLAAGGDVVHFDVMDNHYVPNLTMGPMVLKALRDYGITAPIDVHLMVKPVDALIPEFARAGATYITFHPEASEHVDRTLQLIKEHGCKAGLVFNPATPLSYLDYVMDKLDIILLMSVNPGFGGQSFIPGTLDKLREARRRIDQSGYDIRLEVDGGVKIDNIGQIAAAGADMFVAGSAIFGHPDYKKVIDDMRNELEKTNGSFH
- the trpS gene encoding tryptophan--tRNA ligase; protein product: MKPIVFSGAQPSGELTIGNYMGALRQWVQMQDDFHCIYCIVDLHAITVRQDPAALRKATLDTLALYLACGIDPEKSTIFVQSHVPEHTQLSWILNCYAYFGELSRMTQFKDKSARYEENINAGLFDYPVLMAADILLYQTHQVPVGEDQKQHLELSRDIAHRFNALYGEIFKVPEPFIPKSGARVMSLLEPTKKMSKSDDNRNNVIGLLEDPKAVVKKIKRAVTDSEEPPVVRYDIKEKAGVSNLLDILSGVTGKTIAELEQEFEGRMYGHLKGAVADAVSGMLSELQERYHRFRNDEALLEQVMRDGAAKARAQAQETLKKVYEAVGFVAMP
- the dam gene encoding adenine-specific DNA-methyltransferase, which translates into the protein MKKNRAFLKWAGGKFPLVEEIHRHLPQGDCLVEPFVGAGSVFLNTEFDRYHLADINSDLINLYNIVKTRTSDFIRDAQRLFTPENNNEICYYQHRTEFNTSTDAYQRALLFLYLNRHCYNGLCRYNLRGEFNVPFGRYRKPYFPEAELLWFAERAQKATFVCESYDVTLKSAGKGSVVYCDPPYAPLSATANFTAYHTNSFSLREQENLAALAAEISSSEHRIPVLISNHDTALTRLWYQGAVLHVVKARRSISRSITGRTKVDELLALYR